The proteins below are encoded in one region of Qipengyuania sp. HL-TH1:
- the rseP gene encoding RIP metalloprotease RseP, which yields MELNLPLWLYYVIGFPLLLGPLVTIHELGHYLVGRWFGVHAEAFSVGFGKELWGFTDKRGTRWKLSALPLGGYVQFKGDMNPASIPDADAAAQASAEERAGSFHHASLWKRALIVFAGPATNILLTLAIFAGFFAFYGKPVPGNPEEQLTVAEFAEISPARAAGIAIGDRIVAVESERIEDFRDLQDSIMLYPGRTLDITVERDGAEQSFAVPVRSVEMEDRFGNVSKIGLIGIAPAAAGFEFEPQGVVASLGLAVDHSIGIVDMMVTGIGQIFTGERSVQELGGPVKIAKFSGEQLSLGAMAFINFAALISLNLAFINLLPIPALDGGHLAFYAAEAVRRKPVGPRGTEVAYRAGVALVLMLMVFVTINDLVTLPVFGN from the coding sequence TTGGAACTGAACCTGCCTTTGTGGCTCTATTACGTCATCGGTTTCCCGCTGCTGCTGGGGCCATTGGTGACGATCCATGAGCTGGGCCACTATCTGGTCGGCCGCTGGTTCGGCGTCCATGCAGAAGCGTTCTCGGTCGGATTTGGCAAGGAACTCTGGGGCTTCACGGACAAACGTGGCACGCGATGGAAGCTCAGCGCGCTGCCGCTGGGCGGCTATGTCCAGTTCAAGGGCGATATGAACCCGGCGAGCATTCCCGATGCCGACGCCGCGGCACAAGCGAGCGCGGAAGAGCGCGCGGGAAGCTTCCATCATGCCTCGCTATGGAAGCGCGCCCTGATCGTTTTCGCCGGGCCGGCAACCAATATCCTGCTGACGCTGGCGATCTTCGCGGGTTTCTTCGCCTTTTACGGCAAGCCGGTTCCGGGCAATCCCGAAGAACAGCTGACCGTTGCCGAATTCGCCGAAATCTCGCCCGCACGTGCGGCGGGGATCGCGATCGGCGACCGCATCGTCGCGGTCGAAAGCGAGCGGATCGAGGACTTCCGCGATCTGCAGGATTCGATCATGCTCTATCCCGGGCGTACGCTCGATATCACGGTCGAACGGGACGGCGCCGAGCAGAGCTTTGCCGTGCCCGTCCGCAGCGTCGAGATGGAAGACCGGTTCGGCAATGTATCCAAGATCGGGCTGATCGGCATCGCACCGGCGGCCGCGGGCTTCGAGTTCGAACCGCAGGGCGTGGTTGCCTCGCTTGGCCTGGCGGTCGATCACTCGATCGGGATCGTCGACATGATGGTGACCGGCATCGGCCAGATATTCACCGGCGAGCGGTCGGTCCAGGAACTGGGCGGGCCGGTCAAGATCGCGAAATTCTCGGGCGAACAGCTCAGCCTCGGCGCGATGGCCTTTATCAATTTCGCGGCGCTGATTTCGCTTAACTTGGCATTCATCAACCTCCTGCCAATTCCGGCGCTCGACGGCGGGCACTTGGCTTTCTACGCGGCAGAAGCGGTCCGCCGGAAGCCGGTCGGCCCCCGTGGAACCGAAGTGGCGTACCGCGCCGGTGTGGCCCTTGTGCTCATGCTGATGGTGTTCGTCACAATCAACGATCTGGTGACGCTTCCCGTTTTCGGGAATTAG